A genomic region of Papaver somniferum cultivar HN1 chromosome 7, ASM357369v1, whole genome shotgun sequence contains the following coding sequences:
- the LOC113294958 gene encoding putative F-box protein At1g47730: MKKKNTKSKNQNQNDKGNEILIPPHLLLRSKVAVSSPDNSSTGEVQVVSVSSNAKKPCSDNHILCDVLSRLPVKSLMRFKAVCTHWKSPIERDSYLYGLHTARSKALLGGPKPLLFISSVEPEPEPEPNQVGGIIEFSTASPYRQPEVKKLALDRSEYGLPKQTVNGLVCITAGYEAFIIYNPSTGERSPWISTTKDSQENQGKGRREVACIALGFSPATNEHKVVCISSIKRNPDSETYKNCCDYPDKEDIDGEDQVCEVMTIGENTRRRIDEIPPYSLGNKEVYSGGGPDNCDSSSVYVNGSIYWRFRYTRKGEVVMGFDLEKEKFRVIPIPDYVIHPLERKYSQTVELMEIDGHVVVFKWIRENDSSVLVIDEDGDSIQWTEEKLLMPCGWNAKPNLTIVALPGTNLIIQKSQYSDTIYYCCRKTSVLRANKISYEHHSRLEQITYLDENLAPVYTRRCCMF; the protein is encoded by the coding sequence atgaagaagaagaatacgaaGAGCAAGAACCAGAAccaaaatgacaaaggtaatgAAATCCTTAttcctcctcatcttcttctccgtAGTAAAGTTGCAGTATCTTCTCCTGATAATAGTAGTACCGGTGAAGTTCAAGTAGTCTCTGTTAGTAGTAACGCAAAAAAACCTTGTAGTGATAATCATATATTATGCGATGTACTAAGTAGACTTCCAGTTAAGTCACTTATGAGGTTTAAAGCTGTTTGTACCCATTGGAAATCTCCTATCGAACGAGATTCATACTTATATGGTTTACATACTGCTCGTTCAAAAGCTCTTTTAGGTGGTCCAAAACCACTCTTGTTTATCAGCTCAgtggaacctgaacctgagcctgAACCTAACCAGGTTGGAGGTATTATTGAATTCTCAACTGCTTCACCTTATAGACAACCCGAAGTTAAGAAATTAGCACTAGATCGTAGTGAGTACGGGCTTCCAAAACAGACAGTTAATGGTTTGGTATGCATCACTGCTGGGTATGAGGCCTTTATCATATATAATCCTAGCACTGGAGAAAGGTCACCTTGGATTTCGACTACTAAAGATTCTCAAGAAAATCAAGGGAAAGGAAGACGCGAGGTAGCCTGCATTGCGCTTGGATTTAGTCCAGCAACCAATGAACATAAAGTTGTGTGCATATCGAGTATTAAGAGAAACCCTGATTCTGAAACTtataagaattgttgtgattACCCTGATAAAGAGGACATAGATGGTGAAGATCAAGTATGTGAAGTCATGACTATTGGTGAGAATACACGGAGAAGGATTGATGAAATTCCACCCTATAGCTTAGGAAATAAGGAAGTTTATAGTGGTGGTGGACCAGACAACTGTGATAGTAGTTCTGTTTATGTGAATGGTTCAATATATTGGCGGTTCCGGTACACCCGAAAAGGTGAAGTTGTAATGGGATTCGACTTGGAGAAGGAAAAGTTCAGAGTTATCCCAATCCCTGATTATGTCATTCATCCCCTGGAGCGGAAATACTCACAAACTGTTGAGTTAATGGAAATTGATGGGCATGTCGTTGTATTTAAATGGATACGGGAGAACGACAGTTCTGTATTGGTTATTGATGAAGATGGTGATAGCATTCAGTGGACTGAAGAGAAGCTTTTAATGCCTTGTGGCTGGAATGCAAAACCAAATCTTACTATTGTAGCTCTTCCTGGAACAAATCTAATCATTCAGAAATCGCAATATTCAGACACTATCTATTATTGCTGCAGGAAAACAAGTGTGCTCCGTGCAAACAAAATCTCATATGAGCATCATAGTCGATTGGAACAGATTACTTATCTGGATGAAAACCTTGCACCTGTCTATACACGGCGTTGCTGCATGTTCTGA